The following nucleotide sequence is from Solea senegalensis isolate Sse05_10M unplaced genomic scaffold, IFAPA_SoseM_1 scf7180000016897, whole genome shotgun sequence.
tctaacTACCTGCCGCTGCCGCGtcgcttcctcttcctcgtcctcgtcctgtTGCCGCTGCTGCGGCAGGACGGAGCGGCAGAGGACGCGGTGTGCGGCGACACTTTCCGCTCCACTCAAAACGACTTCGTACTGGACGCGGAGGACGCGGCTATGGAGGGAGCGGCTCTGCTGGCCACTGCGCATGTGCAGTCCCCGGACGATTGTCAGCGCGCCTGCTGCGGGAATCCGAGCTGCGACCTCGCGCTCCTGCAGCCGCGTGCCTCCGCAGCGGTAGCGGCAGCGTCAGCGGCGGAGAACCGCACCTGCGCCCTCTTCAGCTGCGTCCACAGAAACCGTTTCGTGTGCAGGTTCGTAAATCAGGCCGGATACCACAGCTACATCAGAGAGTCCGTGTTCCGGAAACACCTGGCGGGACCGACGGGGACAGGTGAGTCCCGATCATCCAATAATCAACAACATCAACGACATCAATGATCATCTTGTGTCCACTCAGTCCTTCTGGTGTCCACTCAGTTCTTCCGGTGTCCACTCAGTCCTTCTTGTGGACACTCTTTCTGGTGTCCACTCAGTCCTTCTTGTGGACACTCAGTCCTGGTGTCCACTTAGTCCTGGTGTCCACTCAGTCTTTCTGGTGTCCACTCAGTCTTTCTGGTGTCCACTCAGTCCCTCTGATGTCAACTCAGTCCTTCTTGTGTCCCCTCAGTCCTTCTTGTGTCCCCTCAGTCCTCCTTCTGGTGTCCACTCAGTCCTCCTTCTGGTGTCCACTCAGTCACGCCTCGCTGTGATTGGATAGAaagtgtgtgacatcactgtttcTCCAGGGGAGCCCATCGCCAACGCAGGACGTGATGTCATCGTCCAGCCCGGCAAGACGGTCACGCTGAACGGCATCGAGAGCCTGGCTCTGGGCGACGCCCACATCAGCGACTACCACTGGAGTGTGCTGAGCGGTCAGAGCGGCATCAACATGGAGGTAACTGAAGTGATGGAACGCTCAGGTGGAGTGGGTGTGGCTCAGGTGGAGTGGGTGTggctcatgtttttatttgatccTGCAGAAGACAGATTTACCTGACCAGGTGAGCGTCTCTGACCTGCGACCAGGACACTACGTCTTCCAGCTGACCGTCACTGACTCCAACAACCAATCAGACGATGCCAAAGTCTCTGTCCTCGTCCTCGGGCCAGAGTTATCCAgctgtgagtacacacacacacacacacacacgttggtcattcatgacttgaggggacattgcattgactgaGGCTACGTATACATGATGACGGTCTGAACAGAAGACACAAAAGTGGTGTTGTCACTTTTTATCCCGTGTTTAGATTTAGGAAATCTGCGTGCTGACGCAAAACGTACGCGACGTGAGCAGATCTGAGTTTTGCATCCTGCCCG
It contains:
- the LOC122763494 gene encoding kunitz-type protease inhibitor 1-like, producing MTPSSSSSSNYLPLPRRFLFLVLVLLPLLRQDGAAEDAVCGDTFRSTQNDFVLDAEDAAMEGAALLATAHVQSPDDCQRACCGNPSCDLALLQPRASAAVAAASAAENRTCALFSCVHRNRFVCRFVNQAGYHSYIRESVFRKHLAGPTGTGEPIANAGRDVIVQPGKTVTLNGIESLALGDAHISDYHWSVLSGQSGINMEKTDLPDQVSVSDLRPGHYVFQLTVTDSNNQSDDAKVSVLVLGPELSSCEYTHT